The Deinococcus arcticus DNA segment GCGCGCCGCCCCTGACGGTGCTGTACGAGATCTGGGACCGGCTGGCCGAGGAAAACACCCGCGAGCGCGACCTGTTTCCGCCGCTGGCCTATGAGGTGATGAACCCCAACCCCGAGCGGGCCCGCACCGCGTACCAAGCCCTGCCGCTGAGCAAGGTCATTGAACTGATTCTGCGCCCCCTGCACCACGCCGGGCAGATGCGCACCGACCTGAGCCTGCAGCGCATCAGCAATCTGATTGCCGACACCTACCTGATGGTGGCGCTGCGCTGGAGTGCCTACGGCACCGAGCGCCCCCTGCGTGAGGAGATGCGTCTGGCCCTGGGGCTGCTGCTCGAAGGCGCGATCAAGCGCGAGGGGCGAAGCTGAGCCCAAGCGGGCTAGGCCCGGGTACTGCTT contains these protein-coding regions:
- a CDS encoding TetR/AcrR family transcriptional regulator, giving the protein MDSTSLRERQKERRRARIYSVAIDLFKRGGFQTTTATDIARASNVSRGTFFNYYPYKEAVLLDYGSEVMNRLRDHAESRLHEGAPPLTVLYEIWDRLAEENTRERDLFPPLAYEVMNPNPERARTAYQALPLSKVIELILRPLHHAGQMRTDLSLQRISNLIADTYLMVALRWSAYGTERPLREEMRLALGLLLEGAIKREGRS